TGCGCGGCATCGGCTACGTGATCGACGTGCAATCGCTGGTGCGGAGCACGACGAAATGATGCAGGCGCTGGCGCAGCGCTGGAAGAACTGGAAACAACCTTCCCTCATGCGGCGCCTGCTGCTGGCGCAGATGGGCGTGGTGGCCTTGCTATGGACCATGGCCGTCGCGCTGCTGCTGTACGACTCGTACGAAGACCCGGAACTGCTGAAGTACGACAAGATCTTCCAGACCGTGCTGGCGATCTCGCAGAACACGGCCGACCATCCCGACAAGCAGCAGGAAACGCTGGCAGCCTTCGACGCGGCGCTGCTCGAGACGGTGGGCGACGGCGACGCCGCGTCCGATTCCGCCCCGGTCATGCAGGTGTGGCAGGGCGACAGGCTGATCTACAGGTCGACCGCGGCGGTGCCCGTGATCCTCAACTCGGTGCCGAACCGCATCGAGACAGTGAAGGCCGGCAACCGCGAATGGCGCGCGCGCACGCTGGTGTCGCCCACCACGGACACCCGCGTCATGCTGGCCGAACCCAGCGTGTGGCGCCTGACCGTGACCGTGATGTACCGGGGCTACTACCTGCTGCCGCTGGTCATCAGCCTGCCGTTCCTGGTGTTCCCGGCGTGGCTGTCGGTGCGGCTTGCGCTGAGGCCCTGGCGCCAGGTGAGCAAGGAAACCGCCGAGCGGGGTCCCGCCGACCTCACGCCGCTGTCGTACACGCCGCCGCACAAGGAGCTGCAGCCGCTGGTGCAGAGCATCAACAGCCTGCTGCAGCGGGTGCGCGACAGCACCTCGCGCGAGCGCAGCCTGATCGCCGATGCGGCGCACGAACTGCGAACGCCGCTGGCCGCCATGCGCGTGAACGTCGAGGCCCTGAAGGAGCAGAGCACCGACGAGGGCCAGCGCGAGCTCATGGGCAACCTGTTGCGCAGCAACGACCGCGCGGCCCGGCTGGTGGGGCAGCTGCTGCAGCTCATGCGCAGCGATGCGGTCCCGGACAACGCGCTGCCGGTGATGCTGTCGCTCGACGCGCTGGTGCAGGACCGCCTCGCCATGATCGAGGGCCTGGCCAGCGCCCGGGGCATCGAGCTGGAGCTGGTGTGCGAAGACAACGTGCCGGTGCTGGGCGAACGCGAGAGCCTGGTCTCGATGATCGACAACCTCGTCAACAACGCCATCAAGTACAGCCCCGCGGGCGGCACGGTGATGGTCCACGTGGCGCACGAGGGCCCGCATGCGCTGCTGACGGTGTCCGACCAGGGACCGGGCATTCCGGCGGCGCTGCGCGAGCGGGTGTTCGACCGCTTCTTCCGCAACCCCGACCAGACCCAGAGCGGCAGCGGGCTGGGCCTGGCCATCGTGAAGTCGGTGGTCGACCGGCACGGCGGCGAGGTGACGCTCGGCGAAACCGCCGAAGGCGGCCTGCTGGCGACGGTGCGGCTGCCGCTGGCGATGGCCGAGGCGCCGCAGCCCATGCTCTGCAGCTGACACCGCCCCCGGGGCGGCCCAAAGGGCAATCGGCCCGAGTCAGGTCCGTTTCGGGGCGACGATTTACACTACCCGGCGCCGTTTACAGGACACTTTCCAATGAAGTGGGTCATTCTTGCCATCTTCGCGCTCAGCGCGCTCTACGTTCATTTCCGCGGCCAGGTACGGCATCGTTTCTTCAGACAGCTCTCTGATCACTCGACCTTCCTCGCCCCGCTGAACGTCTTCATGTACCTTTTCTCGAAGGTACCCGGTACGCCGTACCTGTCGCCCGCGCAGTTCCCCGAGATGCGCATCCTCGAGGAGAACTGGGAAGTCATCCGCGAGGAAGCCCTGGCCATGCGCAACGGCGGCAGCATCAAGGCCTCGAGCCAGTTCAACGACGTGGGCTTCAACTCGTTCTTCAAGAGCGGCTGGAAGCGCTTCTACCTCAAGTGGTACGACGAGGCGCATCCCTCGGCCGCCGTGTTGTGCCCGCGCACGACCGAGCTGCTCAAGGGCATCGGCACCATCAAGGCCGCGATGTTCGCGGAGCTGCCCCCGGGCAGCCGCCTGGTGCGCCACCGCGATCCGTTCGCGGGCTCGCTGCGCTACCACCTGGGCCTGTGGACGCCGGGCGTCGAGGGCTGCTACATCGACGTGGACGGCCAGCGCTACCACTGGCGCGACGGCGAGGCGGTGGTGTTCGACGAGACCTTCATCCACTACGCCGAGAACACGACCGACCACGATCGCGTGATCCTGTTCTGCGACATCGAGCGCCCGTTGAAGTACCGCTGGGCCAGTGCGGTGAACCGCTGGTTCGCCAAGAACCTGCTTGCCGCGGCCAGTTCGCCCAACGACGCGGGCGACAAGACCGGCGGCATCAACCGCGCATTCAAGTACATCTACCAGATCCGCGTGGTCGGCAAGCGCCTGAAGGCATGGGACAAGCGGGTGTACTACCTCGTGAAGTGGGCCATCTTCGGCGGCCTGGCCCTCTGGATCTTCTGGTAAGCCTTCAGGCCCCGGCCGGCACCAGCTCGCCGCGCGGGCTGCCTGCCCGGCACACGACGGCAGCAAGCAACGTGCCGCCCAGCACGTCGAGCAGCACATGCTGCCGCGTCGCCAGCGTCGAGTAGACGATGCCAAGCGCCCACAGCATGTTCAGTGCCTGCACCCACGCCGGTGCCTGCACGCTGCGCAGCTGACGCCGCAGCAGCACCGCGGTGAACACCGCGAACGCGACATGCAGCGACGGGAACGCATTGCCGCCCACGTCTGTGGCTTTCAGGAACTGCAGCGCCGGATATTGCGACCAGTCGACCGGGAACACCGGCACTGTCGTGGGAAAGAACCAGAACACCATGAGGCCGATGGCCGCCATGATGGCGGCGTCACGCGCGCAGGCTTGGAGTTGCGCCTTGTCCTTCGCGAAGGCTGGCGCCAGCGAGATGTAGAACCACAGCGAGCCGTAGAGCACCATCGCGTCGCCGCTCACGCCCACCCAGTGGTCGAGGCGCGTGAGCGGCATCACCGTCGGCGCCGAAGGCGGGTGGTGCATCACCCAGAAGTACACGACGAAGAAGCCCGAGATGCCGACGGTGGTGCCGATCATCTTCACCAGCCAGAGCGTGGCGATCCGATGGCCCAACGCCAGGTACCAGGGCCGCGAAGGCAGAGGGGAGGAAGTCGCCGGGCGGGAGGTCATGGAGCGCCCCAGCTTATGCCGCTGCATTGCGTGAACATTGCGTCGCGTCAAAAGCCCTCTCCTAGAATGGCCCGCCTCTTTTCCCGCATCCAGCCCCTGCCGCATCCCTCATGAGAATCCTGCTCGTCGAAGACGAAGTCGACCTCGCGCAAGCCCTGGCCTCGGCCCTGCGGCAGAACCAGGCGGTGGTCGACGTGGCGGGCTCGCTGCGCGAGGCCGAGGAAGCGGTGCTGAGCGCGCCGCACGACGTGATCGTGCTCGACCGGGGCCTGCCCGACGGCGACGGACTGTCGCTGGTGCGCTTCCTGCGGCACAACGAGATTTCCACCGCCGTGCTGGTGCTCACGGCCATGACCGATGTCGCCGAGCGGGTGCTGAGCCTCGATGGCGGCGCCGACGACTACCTGGCCAAGCCCTTTTCGATGGACGAGCTGATGGCCCGCGTGCGCGCGCTGGCCAGGCGCCCCGCGGTGCGCGCCAACTTCACCATGACGCTGGGGCAGCTGAGCTTCGACCACCACATGCGGCAGGCCCACGTCGGTGACCTGAACCTCACGCTGCCGCGCCGCGAACTGCTGGTGCTCGAGACGCTGCTCGAGCACCGCGGCCGCACCGTGCTGCGCGAGACCATGCAGGACCGCGTCTACGGCGACAAGGACGAGATCCAGTCGAACGCGCTCGACACCCACGTGTCGCGGCTGCGCTCCAAGCTCGACAAGGCCGGCGCGCAGGTCGAGATCCATGCGATACGCGGCGTGGGCTACCTGATCTGCGCGGCTACGCCGCCGAACATCGGATGAGCCTGAGCCTGCTCTCGCTGCGCTGGCGGCTGATCTGGAGCCTGATCCTGCTGCAGGTGGTGGTGGGTTCGCTGGTGCTGGGCGGCTTCATCGGCCTGGCGTGGGTGGCCGGCCGCATCGTCGACGAGACCGGGCAGGAGACCATCGCGGTGATCCAGCGCGCGCTCACGCGCGACGCCGAAGGTCGGCTCGCCGTTGCGCCGACCCCCGAAATCCGGCGCCTGGACGAGGCCGACTCTTCGTTCTGGTTCATCGCGCGCGACGCCGCGGGCTCCGAAGTGCGCCACGGCGATGTACCCGCGAAGTACGCCGGCCTGGCGACCACGCTCGACGGCATGGAGCGCCTGACCATCGACCCGTCGAAGGACAACACCCAGCCCAAGGCCCGCTTCGAACGCGTGGAAACCGACGCGACGGGCCCCGTCAACGTGGTGGCCCAGACCGGCGCGCCGCTCACCGTCAAGACCACGCTCAAGGGCACGGGCCTGGTGTTTCTCTTTCTGGTGGCGCCGATGGCGCTGGTGACCTGCCTTGGCGTGATCCTGGCCACGCCCTTCGTGGTCAAGCGCGGGCTCAAGGGCGTGGTGGCCACCGCCGAGCATGCGGAGAGCATCGACGTGCACGAGCGCACCACGCGGCTGCCGCTGGCCAACGTGGCAAGCGAGATCCGCCCGCTGGTCAACGCCGTGAACCGGGCCTTCGACCGGCTCAACGAAGGCTACGACCGGCAGGAGCGCTTCCTGGCCGATGCCGCGCACGAGCTGCGCACGCCCATCACCACCCTGCAGATCCACCTGGAGCGGCTGCCCCACGATCCGCTCAAGGTGAAGCTCAGGCAGGCCTCCGCGCGGCTGGCCACGCTGGCCGAGCAACTGCTCGATTTGCAGCGGCTGGACCGCATCGCCTCGCACGACGCGCAGGTCGATCTGAAGCCGCTGTGCGAGCGCGTGGCGGCCGACATCGCGCCGCTGGCGATCATGAACCGCTGCACGCTGTCGGTCGATGCGCCCCGGGCGCTGCTGGTGCGCGGCGACGCGCCCTCGCTCGAACGCGCGCTCACCAACCTGATCCAGAACGCCATCGAGCACGGCGGGCAGGGCTGCGACATCCAGGTGCGGCTGTGGGAGCCCTCAGGCTTCGAGGTGCTCGACTCCGGGCCGGGCATTCCGGAGGCCGACCGCGAGCGCGTGGTGGCGCCGTTCCACCGGCTGGTGCCGCGCGGGCGCGGCGCGGGGCTCGGCCTGCACCTGGTGGCCGAGGTCGCGCGGCTGCACGGCGGCCAGCTCACGATCGGCTCGAGCGAATCGGGAGGTGCAAGGATGCGGCTCGAACTGAACCTGGCGGCCTGAGGACCTTGATGCCATGAACCCCATCGACCGGCTGCCGGAACCCACCAACCTCGCCGAAGCGCAAGCGCTGATCGTGTGCGTGCAGGCGCTGCTCGACGCGCAAGGCGTCGTCCTGCGCCCACCGCCGCCCGAGCCCACCACCTGCTGCGGGCGGGGCTGCAACGGCTGCGTGTGGGAGGGCTGGCTCGCGGCGGTGAACTACTGGCGGGACGAGGCTTCGCTGTTGCTGGGGTGAGTGGGGGGCCGGGGCCGGCAACCGACCTGCCAGCTTCGCGGGCTGCAGCCTACTGGTTCTGCGAGCCGCGGTGCGCCCACCCCGTGGTGTGCTTCTCGATCACGCTGAAGAGTTCGTACATCAGCATCGCCATCGCACCCACCACCATCAGGCCCGCGAAAGCCAGGCCCATCTGCATGGCGGAGCCGGCGGAGATCAGCAGGTAGCCGATGCCTTCGTTGGCCGCCGTCATCTCGCTCACCGTGGTGCCGACGAAGGCCAGCGTGATCGCGACCTTCAGCGAGCCGAAGAAGTAGGGCATGGAGCGCGGCAGGCCGATCTTCATGAGTACGTCCCAGCGCTTGGCGCCGAGCACGCGCAGCACGTCTTCGAGTTCGGGCTCCAGCGTCGCGAGGCCGGTCGCGATGTTGACCATGATCGGGAAGAAGCTGATCAGGAAGGCCGTGAGGATCGCCGGGCCCACGCCGATGCCGAACCACACCACCAGGATCGGCACGAAGGCCGCCTTGGGCAGTGCGTTGAATGCCGTCATGAGCGGGTAGATCGCCGCATACGCGATGCGCGAGCTGCCGATGACGAAGCCCATCAGCACGCCCACCACGATCGCCAGGCCGAAGCCCGCCATCGTGACCCAGAAGGTGCGCCACGCGTGGCCCGCGATGATTTCCTTGAACTCCCAGAACTGGTTCCAGATGCGCAGGGGGCTGGGGAAGATGAAGTCGGAGACCTCGAAGCCCGCGCAGATGACCTGCCACAGCAGGAGCACCGCCACGAGCAGCAGCCACGGCGACCAGCGTTCGATTTGCTTGGTGTTCTTCATGGTGATGCGCGGCTCAGTGGGACACGGCGGCGGCGGTCTGCGCCGCGCTGATGCCGGTGTTGCGGATGGCGCCGATGTGCCCGCGCAGCTCCAGCACGATGTCGGTGAACTCCTTGGTGTAGGTCAGCTCCAGTTCGCGCGGGCGCGGCAGCTCGATCTCTCGCTTGACCACGAAGCGCCCCGGGCTCTTGCTCATCACGTACACCGTGTCGGCCAGGAACACCGATTCGCGCAGGTCGTGCGTGACCAGGATCACGTTGAACTGCTGCTCGGTCCACAGGTCGCGCAGGATGCACCACAGCTCTTCGCGCGTGAAAGCGTCGAGCGCGCCGAAGGGCTCGTCGAGCAGCAGCATCTTGGGCTCGTGGATGAGCGCGCGGCAGATGCTCGCGCGCTGCTGCATGCCGCCCGAGAGCTGCCACGGGAACTTGTCTTCATAGCCGCCGAGGCCCACCTTCTGCAGCAGCCGGCGGGCACGCTCCTCGTATTCCTTGCGTTTCGACTTGAAGTTGGAGCGGTAGGGTTCGACGATCTCCAGCGGCAGCAGCACGTTGTCGACGGTGGTGCGCCACGGCAGCAGCGACGGCGCCTGGAAGGCCATGCCCGAGATCTTGAGCGGCCCGGTCACGGGCTGGCCGTCGATGCGGATCTTGCCCATCGACGGCATCTTCAGCCCGGTGGTGAGCTTCATGAAGGTCGACTTGCCGCAGCCCGAGGGGCCGACGATGGCGATGAACTCGCCGCGCCTGACCTTCAGGTCGATGGCCTCGACCGCGAAGTGGTTGGCGCGAAGCAGCTCCTCGTTGTAGGCGAGCCAGACGTCCTGGAAGTCGACGAAGGGGGCGGCCGTATTTGTTGCGAGCGATGCGTCCGCCATCACTTCTTCGTCAGGACGTTGAGTTCGGCCGCCGGCGGCAGCATGGCCGAGGTCCACACGGCGTCGGGGTTCACGCGCGTCTTGGTGGCGAAGGCGTCGGACACCTGCGAGGCCATGAGCGACATGCGGCCCGAGTTCACCGCGCCGAAGCCCTCGGCGCGCGCATCGGCGCTGTTGATGACGGTGTCGATCGCCAGCTGCAGCCGGCGGGTTTCGAGCTTGCTGTCGATGATGCCGTCGCGCGCCTTCACCGACTCGATGGCCACGGCCGGGTTGGCGATGACTTCCTTCGCGCCCTTGGCAAAGGCCGAGAGGAATTTCTTCACCGCCGCCGGGTTCTCCTTGATGAGCTTGGGCGAGGCGATGATGACGTTGCCGTACAGCTTCACGCCGTAGTCGGGGTAGGGCAGGATCACCACGTCGGCCGCCTTGGCGCCGCGCGCCTCGAGGTTGAGCAGCGAGGTGAAGGTGAAGCCGGTGATGGCGTCGATGTCGCCGCGCATCAGCATGGTCTCGCGCAGCGTCGGGTCCATCGCGGTCCAGTTGACGGCGCCGATGTTGTTGGCCTTGGCGAAGATGGGGAACGCGCGGCGGCCCGCGTCGAACACCGGCGCGCCCAGCTTCTTGCCGGTGAGGTCGCCCGGCTTGGTGATGCCGCTCTTCTTGAGCGCCATGACCGAGGCCGGCGTGTTGTTGTAGACCATCATCACCGCGACCGGCTTGTTGGGGCTGTCGGGGTTGTTGGCGTGGAACTCCATCAGCGCCGCGAGGTCGGCGAAACCCATGTCGTAGGCGCCCGAGGCCACGCGCGTGACGGTGCCGCCCGAGCCGTTGCCCGCGTCGATGGTCACGTCGAGGCCGGCGGCCTTGAAGTAGCCCTTGGCGGCGGGATGCAGGAACAACGCGGCCGGCCCTTCGAAGCGCCAGTCGAGCTGGAACTTGATCGGCGTCGAGGTCTGCGCGAAGGCCGGAGCAAGGCCGAAGCTGAGCGCCGAGGCGGCGAGGAAGGACTGGAGCAGGTGGCGCTTGTTCATGCGGGATCGTTCCGTGAAAGGTGAATGCAAGGTGTTGCCGGCATTCAAGCAAAAACGGTGCCCGCACGTGATTGGTGCGAACCCTCCCCGTGGATCAGAGTGGTGCGTAGCCCCTGGAATCTGCACCTTCGACGGGAAATCCCTTCGATTTCAGGGGGCGCTTGCACCGAATGCGAGCCAACATGGGTCGTCCACGCCCGATCGGGGCCAAGAAAAACGCCCCGCTGCGAGTGCCGCAGCGGGGCGTTTTCATGGGTGGGAAAACCGTCTTACTTCAGCGCGGTCGTTGCGTTCGCCACCGCCAGCGCCGTCATGTTGACGATGCGCCGCACGGTCGACGTGGGCGTCAGCACATGCGCCGAACCCGCCGCGCCCAGCAGGATCGGGCCGACAGTGATGCCGTTGGCGCCCGTCATCTTCAGCACGTTGTAGAGGATGTGCGCCGAGTCCAGGTTCGGGCACACCAGCAGGTTGGCTTCGCCGGTGAGCGTGGTCTCGGGCAGGGCGGTGCGGCGGATTTCTTCCGACAGTGCCGAGTCGCCGTGCATCTCGCCGTCGCACTCGATGTCGGGCGCCATCTGCGCGAACAGGTCGCGCGCCAGGCGCATCTTGCGTGCCGAGCCGCGGCTGGAGGTGCCGTAGTTCGAGTGCGAGAGGAAGGCCACCTTCGGCGGCAGCCCGAAGCGGCGCACTTCCTCGGCGGCCATCATGGCGATGCTGGCCAGCAGCTCGGCGCTCGGGTCTTCGTTCACGTTGGTGTCGGTGATGAAGACGGTGCGCTTTTCCAGCGTGAGCGCGTTCAGCGTCGCGAAGCCGGGCGCGCCGCGCTTCAGGCCGATCAGGTTGCGGATGTGCTCCAGATGCACGTCGAAGCGCCCGACGAGGCCGCAGATCATGGCGTCGGCGTCACCCAGGTGCAGCATCAGCGCGGCGATGATGGTGTTGGAGCGGCGCACCATGGTCTTGGCGGCCTCGGGCGTGACGCCGCGGCGGCCCATGAGCTTGTGGAAGCTCTCCCAGTAGATGCGAAAGCGCGGATCGTCCTCGGGGTCGACGACTTCCACGTCCGTGCCGACTCGGATGTGCAGGCCGGCCTTCTTGATGCGCGCCTCGATCACGGCGGGGCGGCCGACCAGGATCGGCTGTGCCAGGCCTTCGTCGACGGCCAGTTGGGCGGCGCGCAGCACGCGCTCGTCCTCGCCCTCGGCGTACGCCACGCGCTTGGCGGCGGCGATCTTGGCGGCGCTGAAGACCGGGCGCATGAACATGCCGGTCTGGTAGACGAAGCGCGTCAGGTGCTGGCGGTAGGCCTCCATGTCCTCGATCGGTCGCGAGGCCACGCCCGAAGCCGCGGCCGCCTTGGCCACCGCCGGCGCGATGCGCAGGATCAGGCGCGAGTCGAAGGGCTTGGGAATGATGTAGTCGGGGCCGAAGGCCAGCTCCTGGCCGGCGTAGGCGGTGGCCACCTCCTCGCTGATGTCGGCCTTGGTGAGGTCGGCGATCTCGCGCACGCAGGCCAGCTTCATTTCTTCCGTGATCTTGCTGGCGCCGCAATCGAGCGCGCCGCGGAAGATGTAGGGGAAGCACAGCACGTTGTTGACCTGGTTCGGATAGTCCGAACGGCCGGTGGCGATGATGCAGTCCGGCCGAACGGCCTTGGCCAGTTCGGGGCGAATTTCAGGCTCGGGGTTGGCCAGCGCCAGGATGATGGGTTGCGTGCCCATGGTCTTGACCATCTCTGCCGTCATCACGCCCGGGGCCGAGCAGCCCAGGAACACATCGGCGTCCTTCACCACGTCGGCAAGGGTGCGGGCGCCGGTGTCTTTCTGGGCGTAGCGTGCCTTGGATTCGTCGAAACCGCCCGCGCGGCCCATGTAGATCAGGCCCTTGGAGTCGCAGGCGTAGATGTTGGCGGGCTTGGCGCCCAGGCCGACCATCACGTCGAGGCAGGCGATGGCGGCGGCGCCGGCGCCGGAGACCGCGATCTTCACTTCCTCGATCTTCTTGCCGACCAGTTCCAGGCCGTTGAGGAGGGCCGCGGCCGAGATGATGGCCGTGCCGTGCTGGTCGTCATGGAACACCGGGATGTTCATGCGCTCGCGCAGCTTCTTCTCGATGTAGAAGCACTCGGGCGCCTTGATGTCTTCCAGGTTGATGCCGCCCAGCGTGGGCTCCAGCGCCGCGATGATGTCGACCAGCTTGTCGGGGTCGTTCTCGGCCAGCTCGATGTCGAACACGTCGATGCCGGCGAATTTCTTGAACAGGCAGCCCTTGCCTTCCATCACCGGCTTGGACGCCAGCGGGCCGATGTTGCCCAGGCCCAGCACGGCCGTGCCGTTGGTGATGACACCCACCAGGTTGCCACGGGCGGTGAATTCGGCCGCCAGCGACGGGTCGGCCGCGATGTCGAGACAGGGATAGGCCACGCCCGGCGAATACGCCAGCGACAGGTCGCGCTGGTTCAGCAGGGGCTTGGTCGGGGTGATCGAGATCTTGCCCTTGACGGGCGAGCGGTGGTACTCGCGCGCTGCCTCGCGAAGTGCTTCTTCTGCAGG
Above is a window of Variovorax sp. PMC12 DNA encoding:
- a CDS encoding NADP-dependent malic enzyme, producing the protein MAAPLSPAEEALREAAREYHRSPVKGKISITPTKPLLNQRDLSLAYSPGVAYPCLDIAADPSLAAEFTARGNLVGVITNGTAVLGLGNIGPLASKPVMEGKGCLFKKFAGIDVFDIELAENDPDKLVDIIAALEPTLGGINLEDIKAPECFYIEKKLRERMNIPVFHDDQHGTAIISAAALLNGLELVGKKIEEVKIAVSGAGAAAIACLDVMVGLGAKPANIYACDSKGLIYMGRAGGFDESKARYAQKDTGARTLADVVKDADVFLGCSAPGVMTAEMVKTMGTQPIILALANPEPEIRPELAKAVRPDCIIATGRSDYPNQVNNVLCFPYIFRGALDCGASKITEEMKLACVREIADLTKADISEEVATAYAGQELAFGPDYIIPKPFDSRLILRIAPAVAKAAAASGVASRPIEDMEAYRQHLTRFVYQTGMFMRPVFSAAKIAAAKRVAYAEGEDERVLRAAQLAVDEGLAQPILVGRPAVIEARIKKAGLHIRVGTDVEVVDPEDDPRFRIYWESFHKLMGRRGVTPEAAKTMVRRSNTIIAALMLHLGDADAMICGLVGRFDVHLEHIRNLIGLKRGAPGFATLNALTLEKRTVFITDTNVNEDPSAELLASIAMMAAEEVRRFGLPPKVAFLSHSNYGTSSRGSARKMRLARDLFAQMAPDIECDGEMHGDSALSEEIRRTALPETTLTGEANLLVCPNLDSAHILYNVLKMTGANGITVGPILLGAAGSAHVLTPTSTVRRIVNMTALAVANATTALK
- a CDS encoding ABC transporter permease, with the protein product MKNTKQIERWSPWLLLVAVLLLWQVICAGFEVSDFIFPSPLRIWNQFWEFKEIIAGHAWRTFWVTMAGFGLAIVVGVLMGFVIGSSRIAYAAIYPLMTAFNALPKAAFVPILVVWFGIGVGPAILTAFLISFFPIMVNIATGLATLEPELEDVLRVLGAKRWDVLMKIGLPRSMPYFFGSLKVAITLAFVGTTVSEMTAANEGIGYLLISAGSAMQMGLAFAGLMVVGAMAMLMYELFSVIEKHTTGWAHRGSQNQ
- a CDS encoding ABC transporter ATP-binding protein: MADASLATNTAAPFVDFQDVWLAYNEELLRANHFAVEAIDLKVRRGEFIAIVGPSGCGKSTFMKLTTGLKMPSMGKIRIDGQPVTGPLKISGMAFQAPSLLPWRTTVDNVLLPLEIVEPYRSNFKSKRKEYEERARRLLQKVGLGGYEDKFPWQLSGGMQQRASICRALIHEPKMLLLDEPFGALDAFTREELWCILRDLWTEQQFNVILVTHDLRESVFLADTVYVMSKSPGRFVVKREIELPRPRELELTYTKEFTDIVLELRGHIGAIRNTGISAAQTAAAVSH
- a CDS encoding oxidoreductase-like domain-containing protein produces the protein MNPIDRLPEPTNLAEAQALIVCVQALLDAQGVVLRPPPPEPTTCCGRGCNGCVWEGWLAAVNYWRDEASLLLG
- a CDS encoding ABC transporter substrate-binding protein, encoding MNKRHLLQSFLAASALSFGLAPAFAQTSTPIKFQLDWRFEGPAALFLHPAAKGYFKAAGLDVTIDAGNGSGGTVTRVASGAYDMGFADLAALMEFHANNPDSPNKPVAVMMVYNNTPASVMALKKSGITKPGDLTGKKLGAPVFDAGRRAFPIFAKANNIGAVNWTAMDPTLRETMLMRGDIDAITGFTFTSLLNLEARGAKAADVVILPYPDYGVKLYGNVIIASPKLIKENPAAVKKFLSAFAKGAKEVIANPAVAIESVKARDGIIDSKLETRRLQLAIDTVINSADARAEGFGAVNSGRMSLMASQVSDAFATKTRVNPDAVWTSAMLPPAAELNVLTKK
- the lpxO gene encoding lipid A hydroxylase LpxO, giving the protein MKWVILAIFALSALYVHFRGQVRHRFFRQLSDHSTFLAPLNVFMYLFSKVPGTPYLSPAQFPEMRILEENWEVIREEALAMRNGGSIKASSQFNDVGFNSFFKSGWKRFYLKWYDEAHPSAAVLCPRTTELLKGIGTIKAAMFAELPPGSRLVRHRDPFAGSLRYHLGLWTPGVEGCYIDVDGQRYHWRDGEAVVFDETFIHYAENTTDHDRVILFCDIERPLKYRWASAVNRWFAKNLLAAASSPNDAGDKTGGINRAFKYIYQIRVVGKRLKAWDKRVYYLVKWAIFGGLALWIFW
- a CDS encoding response regulator, encoding MRILLVEDEVDLAQALASALRQNQAVVDVAGSLREAEEAVLSAPHDVIVLDRGLPDGDGLSLVRFLRHNEISTAVLVLTAMTDVAERVLSLDGGADDYLAKPFSMDELMARVRALARRPAVRANFTMTLGQLSFDHHMRQAHVGDLNLTLPRRELLVLETLLEHRGRTVLRETMQDRVYGDKDEIQSNALDTHVSRLRSKLDKAGAQVEIHAIRGVGYLICAATPPNIG
- a CDS encoding phosphatase PAP2 family protein, translating into MTSRPATSSPLPSRPWYLALGHRIATLWLVKMIGTTVGISGFFVVYFWVMHHPPSAPTVMPLTRLDHWVGVSGDAMVLYGSLWFYISLAPAFAKDKAQLQACARDAAIMAAIGLMVFWFFPTTVPVFPVDWSQYPALQFLKATDVGGNAFPSLHVAFAVFTAVLLRRQLRSVQAPAWVQALNMLWALGIVYSTLATRQHVLLDVLGGTLLAAVVCRAGSPRGELVPAGA
- a CDS encoding sensor histidine kinase produces the protein MMQALAQRWKNWKQPSLMRRLLLAQMGVVALLWTMAVALLLYDSYEDPELLKYDKIFQTVLAISQNTADHPDKQQETLAAFDAALLETVGDGDAASDSAPVMQVWQGDRLIYRSTAAVPVILNSVPNRIETVKAGNREWRARTLVSPTTDTRVMLAEPSVWRLTVTVMYRGYYLLPLVISLPFLVFPAWLSVRLALRPWRQVSKETAERGPADLTPLSYTPPHKELQPLVQSINSLLQRVRDSTSRERSLIADAAHELRTPLAAMRVNVEALKEQSTDEGQRELMGNLLRSNDRAARLVGQLLQLMRSDAVPDNALPVMLSLDALVQDRLAMIEGLASARGIELELVCEDNVPVLGERESLVSMIDNLVNNAIKYSPAGGTVMVHVAHEGPHALLTVSDQGPGIPAALRERVFDRFFRNPDQTQSGSGLGLAIVKSVVDRHGGEVTLGETAEGGLLATVRLPLAMAEAPQPMLCS
- a CDS encoding sensor histidine kinase; this translates as MSLSLLSLRWRLIWSLILLQVVVGSLVLGGFIGLAWVAGRIVDETGQETIAVIQRALTRDAEGRLAVAPTPEIRRLDEADSSFWFIARDAAGSEVRHGDVPAKYAGLATTLDGMERLTIDPSKDNTQPKARFERVETDATGPVNVVAQTGAPLTVKTTLKGTGLVFLFLVAPMALVTCLGVILATPFVVKRGLKGVVATAEHAESIDVHERTTRLPLANVASEIRPLVNAVNRAFDRLNEGYDRQERFLADAAHELRTPITTLQIHLERLPHDPLKVKLRQASARLATLAEQLLDLQRLDRIASHDAQVDLKPLCERVAADIAPLAIMNRCTLSVDAPRALLVRGDAPSLERALTNLIQNAIEHGGQGCDIQVRLWEPSGFEVLDSGPGIPEADRERVVAPFHRLVPRGRGAGLGLHLVAEVARLHGGQLTIGSSESGGARMRLELNLAA